A genomic region of Trichothermofontia sichuanensis B231 contains the following coding sequences:
- the mnmE gene encoding tRNA uridine-5-carboxymethylaminomethyl(34) synthesis GTPase MnmE: MTDTIAAIATAIVPQQGSIGIVRLSGPQAWGIARILFDAPGRQVWESHRILYGYVRHPHTRQLVDEALLLLMQAPRSYTREDVVEFHCHGGIMVVQQVLQLCLSQGARLAQAGEFTLRAFLNGRLDLTQAESVADLVGAQSQQAAQAALAGLQGKLQAPIRRLRAQCLDILAEIEARIDFEEDLPPLDEAGVQAQIHQVAETIAALLATAARGQLLRTGLKVAIVGRPNVGKSSLLNAWSRSDRAIVTDLPGTTRDVVESQLVVGGIPVQVLDTAGIRATDDRVEQLGVERSQRAAQAADLVLLTIEAAVGWTEDDRRIYEQVRDRPLILVVNKIDQLSPEQPLPDAAGIPYRVATAALKGEGIADLEAAILHAVQADHLQAANLEVAINQRQAAALIRAQEALRQVEATIAAALPLDFWSIDLRTAIHALGEITGDEVTESVLDQIFSRFCIGK; this comes from the coding sequence ATGACTGACACGATCGCTGCCATTGCCACCGCTATTGTGCCCCAGCAGGGTAGTATTGGCATTGTACGGCTGTCAGGTCCCCAGGCATGGGGGATCGCGCGCATCCTTTTCGATGCCCCCGGTCGGCAGGTTTGGGAAAGCCATCGCATTCTCTACGGCTATGTGCGCCATCCCCACACCCGCCAGCTTGTCGACGAGGCCCTGCTCCTGCTGATGCAGGCACCACGCTCCTACACGCGCGAGGATGTGGTCGAATTCCATTGTCATGGCGGCATTATGGTCGTCCAGCAGGTGTTGCAGTTGTGTCTGAGCCAGGGGGCGCGGCTGGCCCAGGCGGGGGAATTTACCCTGCGGGCTTTTCTCAATGGTCGTTTGGATTTGACACAAGCGGAAAGCGTGGCGGATCTCGTCGGTGCCCAATCCCAGCAGGCGGCCCAGGCGGCGCTAGCTGGACTTCAGGGGAAGTTGCAAGCGCCAATCCGCCGGTTACGTGCCCAGTGCTTAGATATTTTGGCGGAAATTGAAGCCCGCATTGACTTTGAGGAGGATCTGCCGCCTTTGGATGAGGCAGGGGTTCAGGCTCAGATCCACCAGGTGGCGGAGACGATCGCCGCACTCCTGGCGACGGCGGCACGGGGGCAACTGCTGCGCACGGGCTTAAAGGTGGCGATCGTAGGTCGGCCCAATGTGGGCAAGTCTAGTCTGCTCAATGCCTGGAGTCGCAGTGATCGCGCGATTGTCACGGATTTGCCGGGGACTACCCGTGATGTAGTGGAATCCCAACTGGTGGTGGGGGGCATTCCGGTGCAGGTGTTGGATACGGCCGGGATTCGGGCGACGGACGATCGCGTCGAGCAGTTAGGGGTTGAGCGATCGCAACGGGCCGCTCAGGCAGCCGATCTAGTGTTGTTGACGATCGAGGCCGCGGTGGGCTGGACCGAGGACGATCGCCGCATTTACGAACAGGTTCGCGATCGCCCCCTGATTCTCGTGGTCAACAAAATCGATCAACTCTCCCCGGAACAGCCCCTCCCGGATGCAGCGGGTATCCCCTACCGTGTGGCTACTGCGGCGCTCAAGGGTGAAGGGATTGCCGATCTAGAAGCGGCGATTCTGCACGCCGTCCAAGCGGATCACCTGCAAGCGGCCAACCTCGAAGTGGCGATTAACCAACGGCAGGCCGCCGCCCTTATCCGTGCCCAGGAAGCCTTGCGGCAAGTTGAAGCCACGATCGCTGCAGCCCTTCCCCTAGACTTCTGGAGCATCGATCTCCGGACAGCAATCCATGCTCTCGGCGAAATCACGGGTGACGAAGTAACTGAATCCGTGTTGGATCAGATCTTTAGTCGATTTTGTATTGGTAAATAG
- a CDS encoding SH3 domain-containing protein has product MLANLLKFSLGIGLAIAFLTLGSVAAARYLVAQFTAPPPKPIYPEEIKTPSPLAKAPDPILASQPSPSPSPTPDPLPPGAYQARVTWPEGLILRDGASAQANTIGGLEFNDPVIVLSESPDGVWQRVRVEATKQEGWVKAGNTERR; this is encoded by the coding sequence ATGCTGGCTAATCTGCTGAAATTCTCCCTTGGGATCGGACTAGCGATCGCTTTCCTGACGTTGGGGAGTGTGGCTGCCGCCCGTTACCTCGTGGCCCAATTTACGGCCCCACCACCTAAACCCATTTATCCAGAGGAAATTAAAACCCCCTCCCCCTTGGCCAAAGCCCCTGACCCGATTTTGGCAAGCCAGCCCAGCCCTAGCCCCAGCCCCACACCCGACCCCCTTCCCCCTGGCGCTTATCAGGCACGGGTAACCTGGCCAGAGGGCTTGATCCTGCGGGACGGGGCTAGTGCCCAAGCCAATACCATTGGTGGGCTGGAGTTTAATGATCCCGTGATTGTGCTCAGTGAAAGCCCAGATGGGGTGTGGCAGCGGGTTCGGGTGGAAGCCACAAAACAAGAAGGCTGGGTAAAAGCGGGCAATACTGAACGACGCTGA
- a CDS encoding dual specificity protein phosphatase family protein, with protein MSQHQCQQIRQRLRNWLTAFQGQLAIVWPGRVAAGPRSLARHRPRRSSRRAVAPLDWVIPGKLAVGGLPQPGDRDRFKQANIQVILSLTAPMEAELPPEVTASFRCARVALPDSRYEAQLRVERLATAVDVVHRALTQQLPIYVHCLAGIERSPLVCIAYLCRYYQLDLWEALYWLKQVRPCVAPTTAQLNIVQHFLQQSENCLS; from the coding sequence TTGTCACAACATCAGTGCCAGCAGATTCGGCAAAGGTTACGGAACTGGCTCACGGCTTTCCAGGGACAACTCGCTATCGTGTGGCCGGGTCGGGTGGCTGCGGGGCCGCGTTCGCTTGCCAGACATCGACCGCGGCGCTCCAGCCGTCGCGCTGTGGCTCCCCTAGACTGGGTTATTCCTGGCAAACTTGCCGTTGGGGGCCTGCCCCAACCGGGCGATCGCGATCGCTTTAAGCAAGCCAATATCCAGGTTATCCTATCACTGACTGCGCCGATGGAAGCGGAACTGCCCCCAGAGGTTACTGCCAGTTTCCGTTGTGCCCGTGTTGCCCTGCCCGATAGTCGCTACGAAGCGCAACTGCGCGTCGAGCGACTGGCCACGGCGGTGGATGTAGTTCATCGTGCCCTTACGCAACAACTTCCCATCTATGTCCATTGTTTAGCCGGTATCGAGCGATCGCCGCTGGTGTGTATTGCCTACCTCTGTCGCTATTACCAATTAGACCTATGGGAAGCACTGTACTGGCTAAAACAAGTCCGCCCCTGTGTTGCACCAACGACGGCCCAATTAAACATTGTTCAGCATTTTTTGCAACAATCTGAGAACTGTCTCAGTTGA
- a CDS encoding MBL fold metallo-hydrolase: protein MFLDGPDGWVVVLGCAHAGVINTLDYIAKLTGATQFRAVLGGMHLLCASPERIQATIATLERYQVQTVAANHCTGRQALIAMATVLGDRCCDGRVGTCWQFSNVT from the coding sequence TTGTTCCTAGATGGACCGGATGGTTGGGTGGTGGTTTTGGGCTGTGCCCACGCAGGGGTGATTAACACCTTGGACTACATTGCCAAGCTCACGGGGGCGACTCAATTCCGGGCGGTCTTGGGAGGAATGCACCTGCTCTGTGCCAGTCCTGAACGCATTCAGGCGACGATCGCCACCCTGGAGCGCTACCAGGTACAAACTGTGGCGGCAAATCACTGTACAGGGAGGCAGGCACTGATCGCAATGGCGACAGTGTTGGGCGATCGCTGCTGTGATGGGCGCGTGGGAACCTGCTGGCAGTTTAGTAACGTTACTTAG
- a CDS encoding DUF309 domain-containing protein — translation MLPDHLSSDDWPPAFWLGVEQFNQQEFYACHDTLEAIWLEAADPQRTFYQGILQIAVALYHLSNHNWQGAVTLLGEGLHRLSHYPNDYANLDLDRFREDCYTLLQALQPLGPDTLAGWLPQWQATHPLPRLVTASPGQPC, via the coding sequence ATGCTCCCTGATCATCTGTCGTCTGACGACTGGCCGCCAGCCTTTTGGCTAGGGGTTGAACAATTTAATCAGCAGGAGTTTTATGCGTGTCACGACACCCTAGAGGCTATCTGGCTGGAGGCCGCAGACCCGCAACGGACGTTTTATCAAGGGATCTTACAAATTGCGGTTGCGCTTTACCACCTGAGTAATCACAACTGGCAGGGGGCTGTCACCCTTTTGGGGGAAGGGCTGCACCGGCTTAGCCACTATCCCAATGACTACGCTAATTTAGATCTCGATCGCTTTCGGGAGGATTGTTACACTCTGTTGCAGGCCCTCCAACCCCTAGGGCCAGACACGTTAGCCGGGTGGCTCCCCCAATGGCAGGCGACGCATCCCCTGCCGCGTTTGGTAACCGCCTCACCTGGTCAGCCCTGTTGA
- a CDS encoding PAS domain S-box protein, whose translation MPLNAPRYHILLIESRVEVQAQLRQMLSPPYHLTVVSKRPRALDIIDRCQPDLIIIELSLAEVNQFEWVKNIRQTSTTAKLPLLLLATEAAADICLKGLSAGATDYMIEPVSKAECLVRIKGAFDLEEQRKNITSEANSCQFLTMLLKKLPEAVVATDLDYHIIYLNKKAENLYGMPIDKVIGQPLKTLYQSHWLQPEDEAIAVKSLATIGEWYGENKHVCHDGQVLSIFTSVRVLRNQKQEPIGLVFVLRDITQLKCLELALKESELHLSHIAENIREAFWIMDFVRQKFVYVSPAYEQIFQLSRRSLYRHAWDWTRLVHPDDRHLLNQPLFLDKSWTESNYNACLEYRIIRADGSVRWIRDRRFPIQNALGQPYRIVGLIEDWTEQKQASQQIKAALAEKEVLLRELHHRVKNNLQIISGLLYLQSYHLNNPEITSILKASRDRIESMAHIHDQLCRSQNLSRIDLGRYIQTLARHLYSSLCASQDRINLLLKIDSIELNPNLAIYCGLIINELLSNSLKYAFPDQQTGTIGIHIYRESTQIIVLKIWDTGIGLPDDFNLNTCHSLGLPLVHQLVTAQLRGTIKQLSEPGTAFEIRFANGGTHSVNDYLLPIHSS comes from the coding sequence ATGCCGTTGAATGCTCCCCGATACCACATCCTACTGATTGAGTCTCGTGTTGAGGTGCAAGCACAACTACGGCAGATGCTTAGCCCTCCCTATCACTTAACAGTGGTTAGCAAGCGGCCACGGGCTCTTGACATCATTGACCGTTGTCAGCCGGATCTGATCATCATTGAATTATCCTTGGCTGAAGTTAATCAATTTGAATGGGTTAAAAATATAAGACAAACGTCAACGACGGCAAAGCTACCTCTGCTATTACTAGCTACTGAAGCAGCAGCCGATATCTGTCTCAAAGGATTATCGGCAGGTGCAACCGACTATATGATTGAACCTGTTTCTAAGGCTGAGTGCTTAGTACGGATTAAGGGTGCTTTCGATTTAGAAGAACAACGAAAAAATATCACTAGTGAAGCAAATTCATGTCAATTTTTAACAATGCTTCTCAAGAAACTACCTGAAGCTGTGGTTGCGACTGATCTGGATTATCATATTATCTATCTAAATAAAAAAGCAGAAAATCTCTATGGTATGCCTATCGATAAGGTTATTGGTCAACCTTTGAAAACGCTTTATCAATCTCATTGGCTCCAGCCCGAAGATGAAGCGATCGCTGTTAAATCACTGGCTACAATTGGCGAATGGTATGGCGAGAATAAACATGTTTGCCATGATGGACAAGTACTAAGCATTTTTACCTCGGTCAGGGTTTTACGCAATCAAAAACAAGAGCCGATTGGGTTAGTATTTGTTTTGCGAGATATTACTCAGTTGAAATGTTTAGAATTAGCTCTCAAAGAAAGTGAACTACATCTAAGTCATATTGCCGAAAACATCCGGGAAGCTTTTTGGATTATGGATTTTGTCCGCCAGAAGTTTGTTTATGTCAGCCCTGCCTATGAACAGATTTTTCAACTATCCCGACGATCGCTATATCGTCATGCCTGGGATTGGACTCGATTAGTTCATCCCGACGATCGTCATCTTCTCAATCAACCATTATTTTTAGACAAATCCTGGACTGAATCAAATTATAATGCTTGTTTGGAGTATCGAATTATTCGTGCTGATGGGTCAGTACGCTGGATTCGCGATCGCCGTTTTCCGATTCAGAATGCCCTAGGACAACCCTATCGCATTGTTGGTTTAATTGAGGATTGGACAGAACAAAAACAGGCCAGCCAACAAATCAAAGCAGCCCTTGCTGAAAAAGAGGTTCTTCTACGCGAACTTCATCATCGCGTCAAGAATAATCTTCAAATTATTTCTGGTTTACTCTATTTACAAAGTTATCATCTCAACAATCCAGAAATTACCAGTATTCTTAAGGCTAGTCGCGATCGCATTGAAAGTATGGCTCATATTCATGATCAGTTATGTCGATCGCAGAATCTATCACGTATTGATCTTGGACGTTATATCCAAACTCTAGCTAGACATCTATATAGTTCCTTATGTGCTAGCCAAGATAGAATAAATTTACTGCTAAAAATTGACTCAATTGAGCTAAATCCTAACCTTGCTATTTACTGTGGCTTGATTATTAACGAATTACTATCTAATTCACTTAAATATGCCTTCCCTGATCAGCAAACTGGAACGATCGGGATCCACATCTATCGGGAATCGACCCAAATCATAGTCCTTAAGATTTGGGATACAGGGATTGGCTTACCTGATGACTTTAATCTGAACACCTGTCATTCGCTCGGATTACCGCTAGTACATCAATTGGTGACTGCCCAACTGCGAGGGACAATCAAACAATTATCAGAACCAGGCACTGCCTTTGAAATTCGGTTTGCCAACGGAGGCACACACAGTGTTAATGATTATCTGCTCCCTATCCATTCCAGTTAG
- the accD gene encoding acetyl-CoA carboxylase, carboxyltransferase subunit beta: protein MSLFDWFDNRRKSAPISKERQEREIADGLWHKCAACGVMTYTKDLRANQLVCPECGHHHPVFSDERIHQLIDAETWVAIDETLAPVDPLKFRDRKSYSDRIAETQAKTSLKDAVQTGLGQLDGLAVALGVMDFRFMGGSMGSVVGEKLTRLIERATAEQIPVVIVCASGGARMQEGMLSLMQMAKISAALERHRAARQLYLPVLTHPTTGGVTASFAMLGDIILAEPHATIGFAGRRVIEQTLREKLPDNFQTSEYLQQHGFIDVIVPRTQLKSTLAQLIRLHQPPPSMIPSTAMSLTHAQPLSPGSPEASR from the coding sequence ATGTCTCTATTTGATTGGTTTGATAATCGACGCAAGTCTGCACCGATCAGCAAAGAACGCCAGGAGCGAGAGATTGCTGACGGCCTCTGGCATAAGTGTGCGGCCTGTGGGGTAATGACCTATACCAAGGATCTGCGGGCCAACCAATTGGTCTGCCCAGAGTGTGGGCACCATCATCCCGTCTTCAGCGATGAGCGCATTCATCAACTCATCGATGCCGAAACGTGGGTCGCGATCGACGAAACCCTGGCCCCGGTCGATCCCTTGAAATTCCGAGATCGTAAGTCCTACAGCGATCGCATTGCTGAAACCCAGGCCAAAACTAGTCTCAAAGATGCAGTTCAGACTGGGTTAGGTCAACTCGATGGTTTGGCCGTTGCCCTGGGGGTGATGGACTTTCGCTTTATGGGGGGCAGCATGGGGTCCGTTGTCGGGGAAAAGCTGACTCGGTTGATTGAGCGGGCCACTGCCGAGCAAATTCCAGTGGTGATTGTCTGTGCATCGGGTGGGGCGCGGATGCAGGAGGGAATGCTCAGCCTGATGCAAATGGCTAAAATCTCGGCTGCGCTGGAGCGCCATCGGGCCGCCCGCCAGCTTTACCTCCCCGTCCTGACCCACCCCACCACGGGCGGTGTTACTGCCAGCTTTGCCATGCTCGGTGACATTATCCTGGCCGAACCCCATGCCACGATCGGGTTTGCTGGACGGCGGGTGATTGAGCAAACCCTGCGGGAAAAACTCCCGGATAACTTCCAAACCTCAGAATATCTCCAGCAACATGGTTTTATTGACGTGATTGTGCCCCGTACCCAACTCAAGTCCACGCTGGCCCAGTTGATCCGGCTACACCAGCCCCCCCCAAGCATGATTCCGTCGACTGCCATGTCCCTAACCCACGCGCAACCCTTGAGTCCCGGCAGTCCTGAGGCCAGTCGGTAG
- the psbV2 gene encoding photosystem II cytochrome PsbV2, giving the protein MQRQCVWTGSIRQLCLVIMLVCISWTIASPSAFAVDDLYIKKYLKVTDTVDLPYNQAGETKAFTAADLAQGKALFKEHCILCHPGGTTRPNPPISLSLEALRGATPPRDNISSLVAFSREPMSYDGTDVELICRQVSEQWLSPTQMEQLAAFILRAAQVAPLWGEEARSVDR; this is encoded by the coding sequence ATGCAACGTCAGTGTGTTTGGACGGGGAGCATACGGCAACTTTGCCTAGTGATTATGTTGGTTTGTATCAGTTGGACGATTGCCAGCCCGTCAGCCTTCGCGGTGGATGACCTGTACATCAAAAAATACTTGAAGGTTACGGATACGGTTGACCTACCCTATAACCAGGCTGGTGAGACCAAAGCCTTTACTGCGGCGGATCTGGCGCAGGGGAAAGCTCTGTTTAAGGAACACTGCATTCTCTGCCATCCGGGCGGGACCACACGACCCAATCCGCCGATTTCCCTATCACTGGAGGCTCTGCGCGGCGCAACGCCCCCCCGCGATAATATCAGTAGTCTGGTGGCCTTCTCGCGGGAACCGATGAGCTATGATGGCACGGACGTTGAGTTGATTTGTCGGCAGGTATCCGAGCAGTGGCTCTCGCCCACACAGATGGAACAACTGGCGGCCTTTATTTTACGGGCGGCCCAGGTTGCTCCCCTCTGGGGCGAAGAGGCTCGCTCTGTCGATCGCTAA
- a CDS encoding phospholipase D-like domain-containing protein has protein sequence MLLTGNRMPLPPSRSPVVSLPPFARSDRFQWLGAGVRRSLPRFGCWVLSGLCLSLTACARVTSPVEVIPPLPQDPQIQAYFNHAASATYTDPYRQQQRLGDDLEQIMVATIAAAHSRVDVAVQELRLPSIAAALVDRHRAGVQVRVILENTYSHPWSELTPAAVASLDERERNRYREFFTLVDQNRDGQLSPAEIAERDTLIMLRQGGIPVIDDTADGSQGSGLMHHKFIIVDGQKVIVTSANFTMSDIHGDFQSPESRGNANNLLLISSPQLATLFTQEFDLMWGDGPGGKPDSKFGVQKPPRPVQTITVGTARLSVKFSPTGRKTPWTASTNGLIAETLTTARQHIDLALFVFSDQALANTLARQRGRGVTIRALIDPGFAFRSYSEGLDMLGLALAEKCKYESGNRPWSPAITTVGVPQLAPGDLLHHKFAVLDGQTVITGSHNWSEAANQQNDETLLVVKSPIVAAHYQREFDRLYQNAALGAPASFQAKLREQQQRCRSGR, from the coding sequence ATGCTGCTTACAGGTAACCGGATGCCTCTGCCACCCTCACGCTCGCCCGTGGTTAGCCTGCCGCCATTTGCTCGTAGTGACCGATTTCAATGGTTGGGGGCTGGGGTGCGGCGATCGCTGCCACGGTTCGGGTGTTGGGTGCTGAGTGGGCTGTGCCTGAGCTTGACGGCGTGCGCACGAGTGACTTCGCCGGTAGAGGTGATCCCACCCCTGCCCCAAGATCCCCAAATACAAGCCTATTTTAACCATGCGGCCAGTGCCACCTATACGGATCCCTACCGTCAGCAGCAGCGGTTGGGCGATGACCTAGAGCAAATCATGGTGGCCACGATCGCCGCTGCCCATAGCCGGGTAGATGTAGCCGTGCAGGAATTGCGTCTCCCCTCGATAGCTGCGGCCCTCGTCGATCGCCACCGAGCTGGGGTCCAAGTGCGGGTGATTTTGGAAAACACCTATAGCCATCCCTGGAGTGAACTCACACCAGCGGCAGTGGCCAGCCTGGACGAGCGGGAACGTAACCGCTACCGCGAATTTTTCACCCTAGTAGACCAAAACCGGGATGGCCAACTTAGCCCCGCCGAAATAGCTGAACGGGATACCCTGATCATGCTGCGTCAGGGGGGAATTCCAGTGATCGACGATACTGCCGACGGTTCCCAAGGGAGTGGCCTGATGCACCACAAATTCATTATTGTGGATGGTCAAAAGGTCATTGTCACCTCCGCCAATTTCACCATGAGTGATATCCACGGGGACTTCCAGTCACCCGAAAGTCGGGGTAATGCCAACAACTTACTGCTGATCAGTAGCCCCCAACTGGCTACTCTCTTCACCCAGGAATTTGACCTTATGTGGGGGGATGGCCCTGGCGGTAAACCCGATAGCAAATTTGGGGTACAAAAGCCTCCACGACCCGTGCAAACCATTACTGTTGGCACAGCCCGTCTGAGTGTCAAGTTTTCCCCCACGGGCCGCAAAACCCCCTGGACCGCCAGTACCAATGGCTTGATTGCCGAAACCCTCACCACAGCGCGGCAGCACATTGATCTCGCTCTGTTCGTCTTTTCCGATCAGGCCCTGGCTAATACCCTTGCCCGCCAGCGGGGCCGTGGCGTGACCATTCGCGCTTTGATCGATCCAGGGTTTGCCTTCCGTTCCTACAGTGAAGGTTTGGATATGTTGGGCTTGGCTTTAGCGGAAAAGTGTAAATACGAGTCCGGCAATCGGCCCTGGTCACCCGCGATCACAACCGTCGGCGTCCCCCAATTAGCCCCAGGGGATCTCTTGCACCACAAGTTCGCCGTCTTAGATGGCCAAACCGTTATCACAGGCTCCCATAATTGGAGTGAAGCGGCCAATCAGCAAAATGATGAAACCCTGCTGGTTGTCAAAAGTCCAATTGTTGCCGCCCATTACCAACGGGAATTCGATCGCCTCTACCAAAACGCTGCCCTAGGTGCCCCTGCTAGCTTCCAGGCCAAGCTGAGAGAACAACAGCAACGTTGCCGATCGGGGCGTTAG
- a CDS encoding cobalt-precorrin-6A reductase codes for MVGHIWLIGGTQESAQLAAALSVAQLPWVVSVTTENARDLYRTTQLAHPDVQIWVGRLNDRTIDDFLGHYQVTAILDASHPFAVEISQLAIAAAQRHVLPYLRYERPAIPPSPDAAVVSGNPEAPLFRRVDSLVTLLRSDTLQGERVLLTLGYRSLPAFAPWQSRATLFARILPSPIALETALAAGFTPDRIIALRPPLSLDLERALWQHWHISLVVTKASGEAGGETMKRQLAQALGIPLVTIARPTIAYPQQTQDIPTAIAFCQQAYRRQV; via the coding sequence ATGGTCGGACACATCTGGTTGATCGGAGGCACCCAGGAAAGTGCGCAACTGGCCGCCGCCTTGAGCGTCGCCCAGCTTCCCTGGGTGGTATCGGTGACCACGGAAAATGCCCGTGATCTCTACCGAACCACTCAACTGGCCCACCCTGATGTTCAAATTTGGGTAGGCCGCCTCAACGATCGCACAATCGATGATTTTCTTGGGCACTATCAGGTTACCGCTATCCTGGATGCTTCCCATCCCTTTGCTGTTGAAATTTCCCAACTGGCGATCGCGGCGGCCCAACGCCATGTGCTCCCCTACCTGCGCTATGAGCGTCCCGCGATTCCTCCCTCCCCGGATGCTGCGGTAGTCAGTGGTAATCCAGAAGCGCCCCTATTTCGCCGGGTAGACAGTTTGGTGACGCTACTCCGTAGCGATACCCTGCAAGGAGAACGGGTTTTGCTTACCCTGGGCTATCGATCGCTACCGGCATTTGCACCCTGGCAATCCCGCGCCACCCTGTTTGCCCGCATTTTGCCCTCACCCATCGCCCTCGAAACTGCCCTAGCGGCTGGTTTTACCCCCGATCGGATCATTGCCCTGCGTCCCCCCTTGAGTCTGGATTTAGAACGGGCACTCTGGCAACACTGGCACATTTCCCTCGTAGTCACCAAGGCATCAGGGGAAGCGGGCGGTGAAACCATGAAACGGCAATTAGCCCAAGCGTTAGGTATTCCCCTGGTGACGATTGCCCGCCCGACGATCGCCTATCCCCAGCAGACCCAGGACATCCCAACCGCGATCGCCTTTTGCCAGCAAGCCTACCGCCGTCAAGTATAG
- the psbV gene encoding photosystem II cytochrome c-550, whose translation MLRRFIWLAVVTVCLTLQLFVGTAAAAELDEATRTVPLNDKGDTITLSLKQVKEGKLLFNNACGQCHLTGGTKTDPNINLDEKSLSLATPPRNNIEGLVDFLKNPTTFDGETEIWEIHPSVRSRDIFPEMRNLSEDDLVAIAGHILIQPKIVGEAWGGGKAYR comes from the coding sequence ATGCTGAGGAGATTCATTTGGCTGGCTGTAGTCACAGTGTGCCTGACCTTACAACTGTTTGTAGGTACGGCGGCTGCGGCTGAACTCGACGAAGCGACCCGGACAGTTCCCCTCAACGACAAGGGGGATACGATCACGCTGAGTCTCAAGCAAGTAAAAGAAGGCAAGTTACTGTTCAACAATGCCTGTGGTCAATGTCATCTCACGGGTGGCACCAAAACCGACCCCAACATTAATCTGGATGAAAAATCCCTATCGCTGGCAACCCCACCCCGTAACAATATTGAGGGGCTGGTAGACTTCTTGAAAAATCCGACCACCTTCGATGGTGAAACGGAAATTTGGGAGATTCACCCCAGTGTTCGCAGCCGTGATATTTTCCCAGAAATGCGGAACCTGAGTGAGGACGATTTAGTCGCGATCGCGGGCCATATTCTGATCCAGCCCAAGATTGTGGGTGAGGCTTGGGGGGGCGGCAAAGCCTATCGCTAA
- a CDS encoding pentapeptide repeat-containing protein, producing the protein MANTTHLAQLQQGTAAWNAWREEHPEIWPDLSEADLRQLDLSGSNLMRVNLRQANLMACNLSGAYLSEAICSEASLLGANLSEAYLLEANLSRVNLTGADLRGAYLGRTNLRGAYLVGANLEGADLRGAYLAGANLSEANLTQATLTQADLQNANLSDTKLVGVNLMGARLLKTNLQGANLCECWVYGTSTWELKLTAAQQSHLLITPYNETTIAVNNLEMAQFLGFWLNSHTLNHVIETITSRIVLIACPFNHQSRYFLKALELQLGQQEYAAIAIDVTTPLNANFASTFLRLAKIARLLLIDVLGPDRGIPPELQALLPQLHLPIQILVSGTALNSPEWDAPLRSPWLLPIQMYRDPDYLLSVFQERVLLPAENRAQELRGKASHSAYQNATP; encoded by the coding sequence ATGGCGAATACAACGCATCTAGCACAACTACAGCAGGGAACAGCCGCGTGGAACGCTTGGCGTGAGGAGCATCCTGAAATTTGGCCCGATCTCAGTGAGGCTGATCTGCGTCAACTAGACTTGAGTGGGAGCAATCTGATGCGGGTCAACCTGCGGCAAGCTAATTTGATGGCCTGTAATCTCAGTGGGGCTTACCTGAGTGAAGCCATCTGTAGCGAAGCCAGCCTCTTGGGGGCTAATCTGAGCGAGGCGTACCTGCTGGAAGCCAACCTCAGTCGGGTCAACCTGACGGGAGCGGATCTGCGCGGGGCTTACCTGGGTCGTACCAATCTCCGGGGAGCCTATCTGGTGGGGGCTAACCTCGAAGGGGCGGATCTCCGGGGAGCCTATTTAGCGGGAGCCAACCTCAGTGAAGCTAATCTCACTCAAGCTACTTTAACTCAGGCGGATCTACAAAACGCCAACTTGAGTGATACTAAGTTAGTAGGAGTTAACCTTATGGGGGCAAGGTTACTCAAAACTAACCTCCAGGGGGCCAATCTTTGTGAATGTTGGGTGTATGGAACATCAACCTGGGAGTTAAAGTTAACGGCTGCGCAGCAATCTCACCTGTTAATTACGCCCTACAATGAAACCACGATCGCTGTTAATAATCTAGAAATGGCCCAATTCCTGGGCTTTTGGCTGAATAGCCATACGTTGAATCATGTGATTGAGACCATTACCAGCCGGATTGTCTTGATTGCCTGCCCGTTTAACCACCAATCTCGCTACTTCCTCAAAGCCCTAGAGCTACAGTTGGGGCAACAGGAATATGCCGCGATCGCCATTGACGTCACGACTCCCCTGAATGCAAACTTTGCAAGCACCTTTCTCCGGCTGGCCAAAATTGCTCGTTTGCTCCTGATTGATGTCTTAGGCCCCGATCGGGGTATTCCACCTGAACTTCAGGCATTACTGCCGCAATTACACCTGCCAATTCAAATCCTGGTCAGCGGTACAGCCCTGAATAGTCCTGAATGGGATGCACCATTGCGATCGCCTTGGTTACTACCAATCCAGATGTATCGTGATCCGGATTATTTACTGAGTGTTTTTCAGGAACGGGTCTTGTTGCCTGCTGAAAACCGTGCCCAGGAACTGCGTGGCAAGGCTAGCCATAGCGCTTACCAAAATGCCACCCCGTAG